One region of Camelus bactrianus isolate YW-2024 breed Bactrian camel chromosome 22, ASM4877302v1, whole genome shotgun sequence genomic DNA includes:
- the PALM3 gene encoding paralemmin-3 isoform X1, which produces MALQSQVWAPATLMPMAESSLYRQRLEVIAEKRRLQEEIRAARRELEEEKLRVERLKRNSLRERWLMDGAAEEPERPQDPTLQDPQSPEGQAQARIRNLEDSLFTLQSQLQLLQSASTGAQHKPSGRPTWRRQGHRPLSEPTVEAGPAGQTDLSKRASLPAGPLVTYPEPHSEPRDEAVGVPPTPRLVPGAAGAASEANGPCSGSTPTPEQEPCHGVTASEQGVNEAKGGGVVKVVWEGLRTTEDCAMGATGPELEAKVEEMVLEAIGDRQEAGRPELPVWVKEDRGDMEVVWEGVGGTEGSDSEATGEVGKALEVAQTSSARLQGGLEGAASAGGEGAPRGSPDGNGRGDLGGEEGSFIWVERVTLSEEWEELVVEGLEEPKALGREGGNESPLGAEGGGKEETWAVERGRAEESAGKKGSEGKVDTEPEGAEMSLAEKRKGSEESLELERRDEEKVETEQEGGEDPLLAERKEVEGPLRAERERGEELLGVGEKGSEEKLEAIEEPLVTGRKESEASLKAERMGGEEPLEAETKGDEASLKAERTGGEEPLQTEKTKGVKEDLSPEEERESGRGKECQAEGVSEAGASLGAKEEPSLEEEGQQPQEKQEVSLEEEAAKPQTPAEGQDPSGDATPLLAETPAQEQPAECQPLLQAEGPRANPSAHTVPTYAPAQQPEPSAPPEGEEARGPKQKTCQCCTVM; this is translated from the exons GCCCATGGCCGAGAGCTCCCTCTACCGGCAGCGGCTAGAGGTCATCGCG GAGAAGCGGCGGCTGCAGGAGGAGATCCGCGCCGCGCGCCGGGAGCTGGAAGAAGAGAAACTCCGCGTGGAGCGGCTCAAG AGGAACTCTCTTCGGGAACGTTGGCTAATGGACGGGGCGGCTGAGGAGCCAGAGCGACCCCAAGACCCCACCTTGCAAGACCCCCAGTCACCTGAGGGCCAGGCTCAGGCCCGCATCCGGAACCTGGAAGACAGCTTGTTCAC ACTCCAGTCCCAGCTGCAGCTGTTGCAAAGTGCATCCACAGGTGCCCAGCACAAGCCCTCAGGCAGGCCCACCTGGCGCAGACAG GGTCACCGTCCTCTCTCTGAGCCCACTGTGGAGGCAGGTCCTGCAG GCCAGACTGATCTAAGCAAGAGAGCCTCCCTACCAGCTGGACCACTGGTCACATACCCAGAGCCCCACTCTGAGCCCAGAGATGAGGCTGTTGGGGTTCCACCCACCCCGAGGCTGGTccctggggcagcaggggccGCCTCAGAAGCCAATGGCCCCTGCAGTGGATCCACCCCCACTCCAGAGCAGGAGCCGTGTCACGGGGTGACAGCGTCTGAGCAAGGAGTGAATGAAGCCAAAGGGGGAGGTGTGGTGAAGGTGGTGTGGGAGGGGCTTAGGACCACAGAGGACTGTGCCATGGGGGCCACAGGCCCAGAGCTGGAGGCTAAGGTGGAGGAGATGGTGCTGGAGGCCATCGGGGACAGACAGGAAGCCGGGCGCCCAGAGCTCCCAGTGTGGGTCAAGGAGGACAGGGGCGACATGGAGGTGgtctgggaaggggtgggaggcaCAGAGGGCAGCGACTCAGAGGCCACTGGGGAGGTGGGCAAGGCCCTGGAGGTTGCACAGACCAGCTCCGCAAGGCTCCAGGGGGGACTGGAGGGAGCAGCTTCTGCAGGAGGGGAAGGTgcccccaggggcagccctgaTGGTAATGGGCGGGGAGacttgggaggagaggaggggtccTTCATTTGGGTGGAGAGAGTGACTCTCAGTGAGGAGTGGGAGGAGCTGGTGGTGGAGGGGTTGGAAGAGCCAAAGGCactaggaagggagggaggaaatgagagtccactgggggcagagggtggaggcAAGGAGGAAACGTGGGCGGTGGAGAGGGGGCGGGCAGAGGAATCTGCTGGGAAGAAGGGAAGCGAGGGAAAGGTGGACACAGAGCCAGAAGGGGCAGAAATGTCGCTagcagagaagaggaaaggaagcgAGGAATCCTTGGAGCTGGAGAGGAGAGATGAGGAAAAGGTGGAGACGGAGCAGGAAGGAGGCGAGGACCCATTGttggcagaaagaaaggaagttgaGGGACCTTTGagggcagagagggaaagaggtgaGGAGCTGTTGGGAGTAGGGGAGAAAGGAAGTGAGGAAAAGCTTGAGGCAATCGAAGAACCTTTGGTGacagggagaaaagaaagtgaGGCATCTCTGAAGGCAGAGAGAATGGGAGGTGAGGAACCACTGGAGGCAGAGACAAAAGGAGATGAGGCATCACTGAAGGCAGAGAGAACAGGAGGTGAGGAACCACTGCAAACAGAGAAGACCAAAGGGGTCAAGGAAGATCTGAGtccagaagaggagagagagtcaggaagaggaaaagaatgtCAGGCAGAGGGGGTGAGCGAGGCAGGGGCTTCCCTGGGGGCCAAGGAGGAACCAAGTCTGGAGGAAGAAGGACAGCAGCCTCAGGAGAAGCAGGAAGtctccctggaggaggaagcGGCAAAGCCCCAAACCCCTGCTGAGGGCCAGGACCCCTCTGGGGATGCCACACCCCTCCTGGCAGAGACCCCAGCTCAGGAGCAGCCAGCTGAGTGCCAGCCACTGCTTCAGGCGGAGGGGCCCAGGGCTAACCCCAGTGCCCACACTGTGCCCACCTATGCGCCTGCCCAGCAGCCAGAGCCATCTGCCCCTCCTGAGGGCGAAGAGGCGAGGGGCCCTAAGCAGAAGACGTGCCAGTGTTGTACGGTGATGTGA
- the PALM3 gene encoding paralemmin-3 isoform X2, which translates to MAESSLYRQRLEVIAEKRRLQEEIRAARRELEEEKLRVERLKRNSLRERWLMDGAAEEPERPQDPTLQDPQSPEGQAQARIRNLEDSLFTLQSQLQLLQSASTGAQHKPSGRPTWRRQGHRPLSEPTVEAGPAGQTDLSKRASLPAGPLVTYPEPHSEPRDEAVGVPPTPRLVPGAAGAASEANGPCSGSTPTPEQEPCHGVTASEQGVNEAKGGGVVKVVWEGLRTTEDCAMGATGPELEAKVEEMVLEAIGDRQEAGRPELPVWVKEDRGDMEVVWEGVGGTEGSDSEATGEVGKALEVAQTSSARLQGGLEGAASAGGEGAPRGSPDGNGRGDLGGEEGSFIWVERVTLSEEWEELVVEGLEEPKALGREGGNESPLGAEGGGKEETWAVERGRAEESAGKKGSEGKVDTEPEGAEMSLAEKRKGSEESLELERRDEEKVETEQEGGEDPLLAERKEVEGPLRAERERGEELLGVGEKGSEEKLEAIEEPLVTGRKESEASLKAERMGGEEPLEAETKGDEASLKAERTGGEEPLQTEKTKGVKEDLSPEEERESGRGKECQAEGVSEAGASLGAKEEPSLEEEGQQPQEKQEVSLEEEAAKPQTPAEGQDPSGDATPLLAETPAQEQPAECQPLLQAEGPRANPSAHTVPTYAPAQQPEPSAPPEGEEARGPKQKTCQCCTVM; encoded by the exons ATGGCCGAGAGCTCCCTCTACCGGCAGCGGCTAGAGGTCATCGCG GAGAAGCGGCGGCTGCAGGAGGAGATCCGCGCCGCGCGCCGGGAGCTGGAAGAAGAGAAACTCCGCGTGGAGCGGCTCAAG AGGAACTCTCTTCGGGAACGTTGGCTAATGGACGGGGCGGCTGAGGAGCCAGAGCGACCCCAAGACCCCACCTTGCAAGACCCCCAGTCACCTGAGGGCCAGGCTCAGGCCCGCATCCGGAACCTGGAAGACAGCTTGTTCAC ACTCCAGTCCCAGCTGCAGCTGTTGCAAAGTGCATCCACAGGTGCCCAGCACAAGCCCTCAGGCAGGCCCACCTGGCGCAGACAG GGTCACCGTCCTCTCTCTGAGCCCACTGTGGAGGCAGGTCCTGCAG GCCAGACTGATCTAAGCAAGAGAGCCTCCCTACCAGCTGGACCACTGGTCACATACCCAGAGCCCCACTCTGAGCCCAGAGATGAGGCTGTTGGGGTTCCACCCACCCCGAGGCTGGTccctggggcagcaggggccGCCTCAGAAGCCAATGGCCCCTGCAGTGGATCCACCCCCACTCCAGAGCAGGAGCCGTGTCACGGGGTGACAGCGTCTGAGCAAGGAGTGAATGAAGCCAAAGGGGGAGGTGTGGTGAAGGTGGTGTGGGAGGGGCTTAGGACCACAGAGGACTGTGCCATGGGGGCCACAGGCCCAGAGCTGGAGGCTAAGGTGGAGGAGATGGTGCTGGAGGCCATCGGGGACAGACAGGAAGCCGGGCGCCCAGAGCTCCCAGTGTGGGTCAAGGAGGACAGGGGCGACATGGAGGTGgtctgggaaggggtgggaggcaCAGAGGGCAGCGACTCAGAGGCCACTGGGGAGGTGGGCAAGGCCCTGGAGGTTGCACAGACCAGCTCCGCAAGGCTCCAGGGGGGACTGGAGGGAGCAGCTTCTGCAGGAGGGGAAGGTgcccccaggggcagccctgaTGGTAATGGGCGGGGAGacttgggaggagaggaggggtccTTCATTTGGGTGGAGAGAGTGACTCTCAGTGAGGAGTGGGAGGAGCTGGTGGTGGAGGGGTTGGAAGAGCCAAAGGCactaggaagggagggaggaaatgagagtccactgggggcagagggtggaggcAAGGAGGAAACGTGGGCGGTGGAGAGGGGGCGGGCAGAGGAATCTGCTGGGAAGAAGGGAAGCGAGGGAAAGGTGGACACAGAGCCAGAAGGGGCAGAAATGTCGCTagcagagaagaggaaaggaagcgAGGAATCCTTGGAGCTGGAGAGGAGAGATGAGGAAAAGGTGGAGACGGAGCAGGAAGGAGGCGAGGACCCATTGttggcagaaagaaaggaagttgaGGGACCTTTGagggcagagagggaaagaggtgaGGAGCTGTTGGGAGTAGGGGAGAAAGGAAGTGAGGAAAAGCTTGAGGCAATCGAAGAACCTTTGGTGacagggagaaaagaaagtgaGGCATCTCTGAAGGCAGAGAGAATGGGAGGTGAGGAACCACTGGAGGCAGAGACAAAAGGAGATGAGGCATCACTGAAGGCAGAGAGAACAGGAGGTGAGGAACCACTGCAAACAGAGAAGACCAAAGGGGTCAAGGAAGATCTGAGtccagaagaggagagagagtcaggaagaggaaaagaatgtCAGGCAGAGGGGGTGAGCGAGGCAGGGGCTTCCCTGGGGGCCAAGGAGGAACCAAGTCTGGAGGAAGAAGGACAGCAGCCTCAGGAGAAGCAGGAAGtctccctggaggaggaagcGGCAAAGCCCCAAACCCCTGCTGAGGGCCAGGACCCCTCTGGGGATGCCACACCCCTCCTGGCAGAGACCCCAGCTCAGGAGCAGCCAGCTGAGTGCCAGCCACTGCTTCAGGCGGAGGGGCCCAGGGCTAACCCCAGTGCCCACACTGTGCCCACCTATGCGCCTGCCCAGCAGCCAGAGCCATCTGCCCCTCCTGAGGGCGAAGAGGCGAGGGGCCCTAAGCAGAAGACGTGCCAGTGTTGTACGGTGATGTGA